A genomic window from Acidimicrobiales bacterium includes:
- a CDS encoding replication-associated recombination protein A: protein MPAKPDDLFASALEDRLARQAPLAARLRPRSLDEVVGQTHLLAPGRPLRALIDADRISSLILWGPPGTGKTTLARLIAGATSKEFVAKSAVTAGVKDVREVIEDARRRLAEHGRGTILFLDEVHRFNKAQQDALLPAVEDGTVTLVGATTENPFFEVNAPLLSRSTLFRLEPLSHDDLRTVARRALEHEGATATDEAVGFLVDVVEGDARAALTTLEVALALADGSHIALEHVEAARSTRMLRYEEDDHYDVVSAFIKSIRGSDPDAGLYWLARMLAAGEDARFIARRLVILASEDVGMADPRALLVADAAARAVEFVGLPEAQLNLAHAVVYLATAPKSNRVTVALGAAMEDVRRRPAGAVPPHLRDAHYRGARSIGHGVGYDYPHDDPRGWAPQEHRPPETAGRVYYEPSAHGEEPAIEERMRAMRTEGGTGS, encoded by the coding sequence GTGCCCGCCAAGCCCGACGACCTGTTCGCCTCGGCGCTGGAGGACCGGCTGGCCCGCCAGGCGCCGCTGGCGGCGCGCCTGCGGCCGCGGAGCCTCGACGAGGTGGTCGGCCAGACGCACCTCCTGGCCCCCGGCAGGCCGCTGCGGGCCCTGATCGACGCCGACCGCATCTCGTCGTTGATCCTGTGGGGGCCGCCGGGGACGGGCAAGACCACCCTTGCCCGCCTCATCGCCGGCGCCACCAGCAAGGAGTTCGTGGCGAAGTCGGCCGTCACCGCCGGCGTGAAGGACGTGCGGGAGGTGATCGAGGACGCCCGCCGCCGCCTGGCCGAGCACGGCCGGGGGACGATCCTGTTCCTCGACGAGGTCCACCGCTTCAACAAGGCGCAGCAGGACGCCCTGCTGCCGGCCGTCGAGGACGGGACCGTCACCCTCGTCGGGGCCACCACCGAGAACCCGTTCTTCGAGGTCAACGCGCCGCTGCTCAGCCGCTCCACCCTGTTCCGCCTCGAGCCGCTCTCCCACGACGACCTGCGCACCGTGGCCCGCCGGGCGCTCGAGCACGAGGGCGCGACGGCCACCGACGAGGCGGTCGGCTTCCTGGTGGACGTGGTCGAGGGCGACGCCCGCGCCGCGCTCACCACCCTGGAGGTGGCGCTGGCCCTGGCCGACGGGAGCCACATCGCCCTCGAGCACGTGGAGGCGGCCCGCAGCACGCGGATGCTCCGCTACGAGGAGGACGACCACTACGACGTCGTCTCGGCGTTCATCAAGAGCATCCGCGGGTCGGACCCCGACGCCGGCCTCTACTGGCTGGCCCGCATGCTGGCGGCGGGAGAGGACGCCCGGTTCATCGCCCGCCGCCTGGTGATCCTGGCCAGCGAGGACGTCGGCATGGCCGACCCCCGGGCGCTGCTGGTCGCCGACGCGGCCGCCCGGGCCGTCGAGTTCGTGGGGCTGCCCGAGGCCCAGCTCAACCTGGCCCACGCCGTCGTCTACCTCGCCACCGCGCCCAAGTCGAACCGCGTGACGGTCGCCCTCGGTGCCGCCATGGAGGACGTCCGCCGCCGGCCGGCCGGCGCCGTCCCGCCCCACCTCCGCGACGCCCACTACCGCGGCGCCCGCTCCATCGGCCACGGGGTCGGCTACGACTATCCTCACGACGACCCGAGGGGCTGGGCTCCCCAGGAGCACCGGCCTCCCGAGACTGCCGGCCGGGTGTACTACGAGCCGTCGGCCCACGGCGAGGAACCAGCGATCGAGGAGCGCATGCGAGCGATGCGGACCGAGGGAGGCACCGGCTCGTGA
- the alaS gene encoding alanine--tRNA ligase translates to MDAESLRRVFSTFFVERGHTRVGSSGLIPHHPRAPLFTNAGMNQFLPYFLGEEPAPYPRATSAQKCVRIMGKHDDIENIGISRRHVTFFEMLGNFSFGDYFKSDAIPYAWKLVTEGFGLDPERLWVTVHVDDDEAADIWHDAVGLPVERIQRMGADNFWEMGDTGPCGPCSEIFYDKGEAYGAAGGPAQGGDERFVEFWNLVFMQYDRRADGTLDDLPRKNIDTGLGFERTLAVLQQVDSVFDTDVLAPLVQAAARVTGRTYGGDERADVSLRILADHARTMSFLVSDGVHPSNEGRGYVLRRIIRRAVRQAFQLDVERLVTPAMVEATVEVMGDAYPDLARNAGTVAEVVEREEARFRETLRNGMSALDAALEGADEVPGSVAFRLHDTYGFPIELTREIAAERGASVDEAGFRAAMDDQRRRARADREKAGAGGGARDYREVLDEFGTSEFRGYGEYQTSAKVLAVLPAGDGTVEIFLDRTPFYAESGGQVGDTGTIITETGRAEVLDTTAPLPGLHRHLARIVDGVVQPGADAVATVDAVRRDAIRRNHTGTHLLHWGLREALGLHVQQQGSLVGPDHLRFDFSNFGPVEPAKLQQVEDMVNEQVLADEPVRAYETTKSYAEQLGAIAFFGDKYGEYVRVVEAGSRSRELCGGTHVGALGMIGPVRITGESSIGSNLRRITGLTGKGALERTREEELLLARTAALLRAEPRELPEAVGRVLDHLKTLEAELKALRSQLSAGEADRLAGEAVAGMVVARRDGLAPDQLRELALAVRRAPGVRAVALAGSPDGARVALVAAVSPGSGLDAPALVGEAARVVGGGGGGKGDVAMAGGRDPSRIDDALDALRARLGAA, encoded by the coding sequence ATGGATGCCGAGTCGCTCCGCCGGGTGTTCAGCACGTTCTTCGTCGAGCGCGGCCACACCCGGGTCGGCTCCTCGGGGCTGATCCCGCACCACCCGCGCGCCCCGCTGTTCACCAACGCGGGGATGAACCAGTTCCTCCCGTACTTCCTGGGCGAGGAACCGGCGCCCTACCCGCGGGCCACCTCGGCCCAGAAGTGCGTGCGCATCATGGGCAAGCACGACGACATCGAGAACATCGGCATCAGCCGGCGCCACGTCACCTTCTTCGAGATGCTGGGCAACTTCAGCTTCGGCGACTACTTCAAGTCCGACGCCATCCCGTACGCCTGGAAGCTGGTCACCGAGGGCTTCGGCCTCGACCCCGAGCGCCTGTGGGTGACGGTCCACGTCGACGACGACGAGGCGGCCGACATCTGGCACGACGCCGTCGGGTTGCCGGTCGAGCGCATCCAGCGCATGGGCGCCGACAACTTCTGGGAGATGGGCGACACCGGGCCGTGCGGGCCGTGCTCGGAGATCTTCTACGACAAGGGCGAGGCGTACGGCGCGGCGGGCGGCCCCGCCCAGGGCGGCGACGAGCGCTTCGTGGAGTTCTGGAACCTGGTGTTCATGCAGTACGACCGCCGGGCCGACGGCACCCTCGACGACCTCCCCCGGAAGAACATCGACACCGGCCTCGGCTTCGAGCGGACGCTGGCCGTGCTCCAGCAGGTCGACTCGGTGTTCGACACCGACGTGCTGGCCCCGCTGGTGCAGGCGGCCGCCCGGGTCACGGGGCGCACCTACGGCGGCGACGAGCGGGCCGACGTCTCGCTGCGGATCCTGGCCGACCACGCCCGCACCATGAGCTTCCTCGTGAGCGACGGCGTCCACCCGTCCAACGAAGGCCGCGGGTACGTGCTGCGCCGCATCATCCGGCGAGCCGTGCGCCAGGCCTTCCAGCTGGACGTGGAGCGGCTGGTCACTCCGGCCATGGTCGAGGCCACCGTCGAGGTGATGGGCGACGCCTACCCCGACCTGGCCCGCAACGCCGGGACGGTGGCCGAGGTCGTCGAGCGGGAGGAGGCGCGCTTCCGCGAGACGTTGCGCAACGGCATGTCCGCCCTCGACGCCGCCCTGGAGGGCGCCGACGAGGTGCCGGGCAGCGTCGCCTTCCGCCTCCACGACACCTACGGGTTCCCCATCGAGCTGACCCGGGAGATCGCCGCCGAGCGCGGCGCGTCGGTGGACGAGGCGGGGTTCCGCGCCGCCATGGACGACCAGCGCCGGCGGGCCCGCGCCGACCGTGAGAAGGCGGGCGCGGGGGGCGGCGCCCGGGACTACCGGGAGGTGCTGGACGAGTTCGGCACCTCCGAGTTCCGCGGCTACGGCGAGTACCAGACGTCGGCCAAGGTGCTGGCCGTCCTCCCCGCCGGCGACGGCACCGTCGAGATCTTCCTCGACCGCACCCCCTTCTACGCCGAGAGCGGTGGCCAGGTGGGCGACACCGGCACGATCATCACCGAGACGGGCCGGGCCGAGGTCCTCGACACCACGGCCCCGCTGCCCGGCCTCCATCGCCACCTGGCCCGCATCGTCGACGGCGTGGTGCAGCCCGGCGCCGATGCGGTCGCCACCGTCGACGCCGTGCGCCGGGACGCCATCCGCCGCAACCACACCGGCACCCACCTCCTCCACTGGGGCCTGCGCGAGGCGCTGGGCCTCCACGTGCAGCAGCAGGGCTCGCTGGTGGGCCCCGACCACCTGCGCTTCGACTTCTCCAACTTCGGCCCGGTGGAGCCGGCCAAACTCCAGCAGGTCGAGGACATGGTCAACGAGCAGGTCCTGGCCGACGAGCCGGTCCGCGCCTACGAGACCACCAAGAGCTACGCCGAGCAGCTGGGCGCCATCGCCTTTTTCGGCGACAAGTACGGGGAGTACGTCCGCGTTGTCGAGGCCGGGTCGCGCTCGCGCGAGCTGTGCGGCGGCACCCACGTGGGCGCCCTCGGGATGATCGGGCCCGTCCGCATCACCGGCGAGAGCTCCATCGGGTCGAACCTGCGCCGCATCACCGGGCTCACGGGAAAGGGGGCGCTGGAGCGCACGCGCGAGGAGGAGCTCCTCCTCGCCCGCACCGCCGCCCTCCTGCGGGCCGAGCCGCGCGAGCTGCCCGAGGCGGTCGGCCGGGTCCTCGACCACCTCAAGACGCTGGAGGCCGAGCTCAAGGCCCTGCGCTCGCAGCTGTCGGCGGGCGAGGCCGACCGGCTGGCCGGCGAGGCCGTCGCCGGCATGGTCGTGGCCCGCCGGGACGGACTGGCGCCCGACCAGCTGCGCGAGCTGGCCCTGGCCGTGCGCCGGGCACCCGGCGTGCGTGCCGTCGCCCTGGCCGGCTCGCCCGACGGCGCCCGGGTCGCCCTGGTGGCGGCGGTGTCGCCGGGCTCCGGTCTCGACGCGCCCGCCCTGGTGGGCGAGGCGGCCCGGGTGGTGGGCGGCGGCGGTGGGGGCAAGGGGGACGTGGCCATGGCCGGCGGCCGCGACCCGTCCCGGATCGACGACGCCCTGGACGCCCTCCGGGCGCGCCTGGGCGCGGCGTGA
- a CDS encoding DUF948 domain-containing protein, translating into MSAGEVAAVVAAVAAVFLSVGVVFALSSVTRTLRSVRGAVEELRRETVPLLGEMRVAVDRANAELERVDGVLDRAESIGTTVDSASRLAYLAFGNPVIKAMALAAGTSRAARRLRRRD; encoded by the coding sequence GTGAGCGCGGGCGAGGTCGCCGCCGTCGTCGCGGCCGTGGCGGCGGTGTTCCTGTCGGTCGGCGTGGTGTTCGCGCTGTCGTCGGTCACCCGCACCCTCCGGTCGGTGCGCGGCGCGGTGGAGGAGCTGCGGCGCGAGACGGTGCCGCTGCTGGGCGAGATGCGCGTCGCCGTGGACCGGGCCAACGCCGAGCTCGAGCGGGTGGACGGGGTGCTGGACCGGGCCGAGAGCATCGGGACGACGGTGGACTCGGCGTCCCGCCTGGCCTACCTGGCCTTCGGCAACCCGGTCATCAAGGCCATGGCGCTGGCCGCGGGGACGAGCCGGGCGGCACGGCGGCTGCGCCGCCGGGACTGA
- the ruvX gene encoding Holliday junction resolvase RuvX — MRVVGVDLGTRRIGVAVSDATGTLASPHVVLDRSGDPAADHRRLAEIVVETGAERVVVGLPLSLSGAAGPAARAAAEEADALAVVVGVPVETFDERLTTVSAERALRAGGTRAPSRREVIDKAAAAVMLQAWLDGGRR, encoded by the coding sequence GTGAGGGTGGTCGGCGTCGACCTCGGCACCCGCCGCATCGGCGTCGCCGTCAGCGACGCCACCGGCACCCTCGCGTCGCCCCACGTCGTCCTCGACCGCAGCGGCGACCCGGCCGCCGACCACCGCCGGCTGGCGGAGATCGTCGTCGAGACGGGCGCCGAGCGGGTGGTGGTGGGGCTCCCGCTGTCGCTCAGCGGCGCGGCGGGGCCCGCCGCCCGGGCGGCGGCCGAGGAGGCCGACGCCCTGGCCGTCGTGGTCGGCGTGCCGGTGGAGACGTTCGACGAGCGCCTCACCACGGTGTCCGCCGAGCGGGCGCTGCGGGCGGGCGGTACCCGGGCCCCGTCACGGCGCGAGGTGATCGACAAGGCGGCAGCGGCCGTGATGCTCCAGGCCTGGCTCGACGGGGGGCGGCGGTGA